In Deltaproteobacteria bacterium, the genomic stretch ATCCTGCGTACCGAGGCCGGCTCACAGGGCGTTGAAGTCGAGCACGATCCGGCCGCGGACGCCGCCCGCGGCCAACAATCGGTGCGCCTCGGCTGCCTGCGACGCCGGCAGGACCTTCGCCACGCGCAGCGTGAGCGCCCCCGACTCCACCTGATCCCGGAGCCGCTCGAGCTTGGCGGTGTCCTTCAGCCCGTTGGCCACCATGACAGGCAACACGCGGATGCCACGCTCGACGGGCTCATTCCATCCACGCACCGTCACCAGACCACCGCCGTCGGCAATCGCGGGAGCCGCCTCGCCGTTGAGCAGCGCGCCGTCGAAGAGGCCGGGTACGCCGTTGGGCTCCAACTTGCGCACCCGCTCGGTGAAACCGGGACCGCGCGGCACGAGGACGTCCGCGCCGAGCTCGGTGAGCAGCGTCCGATCAGCGGGCGACTCCGAGACATCGGCCAGGACCCGCAGTCCATCGGCCTTGGCGAGCTGGATGGCGTAGCCGCCGACCGCGCCTGCCGAGCCCGTGACGGCCAGGGTCTGACCGGGCTTCAGGCC encodes the following:
- a CDS encoding NADP-dependent oxidoreductase, which codes for MKAIGVNRFGGPEVLEVVELPEPQPGPGEVRIRVHAVAVNPTDLMARSGGYGKRLDGQKPPYIPGMDSAGVIDALGPAADGRLALGERVIAVTAPASPHKGSYAQQIIVPAASAVRAPKGVDFPAASTLLMNALTVRLGLDAIGLKPGQTLAVTGSAGAVGGYAIQLAKADGLRVLADVSESPADRTLLTELGADVLVPRGPGFTERVRKLEPNGVPGLFDGALLNGEAAPAIADGGGLVTVRGWNEPVERGIRVLPVMVANGLKDTAKLERLRDQVESGALTLRVAKVLPASQAAEAHRLLAAGGVRGRIVLDFNAL